In Triticum urartu cultivar G1812 unplaced genomic scaffold, Tu2.1 TuUngrouped_contig_6030, whole genome shotgun sequence, a single genomic region encodes these proteins:
- the LOC125530047 gene encoding receptor-like protein EIX2 has protein sequence MATATRSASGAASCLLIVLAATTMSSSYVGETSNRSCIAAERAALLSFKTGMTSDPAKRLDSWRGHDCCQWSGVTCDNKTGHVVKLSLRNAIINDDKNFVWCMPHGESGGLEGKISSSLLALQHLKHLDLSGNNLGGVGVTIPKFLGSIKSLTYLNLACMNFDEGVPPQLGNLSRLLHLNLEATVFSDTLLHSDDISWLSRLGLLRSLDMSGVNLSTIPDWVRVVTLLPSLEVLQFSQCGLSLQHEPRLHSNLSSLQVLDLYSNRIDTLNPTYWFWDVLIIKELDLSSNKIVGQLPDAIGNMTSLQTLRLGDNYLSGVKSELFKNSCNLSWLELWSNEIDQDMSDFMEGFPACTKSKLRSLDLSATNLTGRIPSSIKQWENLTDLQLSDNRLVGSIPLGIGKMTNLRSLILNNNQLNGSVSEEHFASLVYLMELSLSHNPVHITISSNWIPTFNLEVANFASTKMGPHFPLWLEGQKDIFELDISAAGIVDLVPDWFWTVFSNVSYVNISCNQISGRLPATLEFMTSAQMLDLNSNGFTGLLPLLPESLLFLDISRNSLSGPLPQDFGAPMLRELVLFANHINGTIPIYVCQLQYMQVLDLSENLLVGQLPQCSKGRDDKEELNTTVDPGNRQLSALILHSNNLSGKFPEFLQYSPVLTLLDLSHNKFEGELPTWTSGKLPYLSFLLLRHNMFSGSIPLELTEQVHLQFLDLANNRISGAIPRGLAKLKAMAQYSKTRSDNPLESKFGSTGVDNHIEAIKYDDSQQIVMKGQQLYYTSAIVYMVGLDFSCNNLLGEIPEEIASLFGLKLLNISHNQFSGKIPDKIGLLRGLESLDLSFNELYGEIPWSLTEITTLSHLNLSYNNLSGRIPSGSQLQTLSNSESMYIGNNYLCGPPLSMSCSRPRVTEDHHEGNNAKKRDLYLGLAVGFVTGLWMVFVILLFVKTWRVAYFQLLDNLYRARCKCLWPKYAQTADASPKTGD, from the coding sequence ATGGCCACAGCAACACGATCTGCCTCGGGTGCAGCCAGCTGCCTTCTAATCGTCCTAGCAGCCACCACCATGTCCTCTTCCTATGTCGGAGAAACATCCAACAGGAGCTGCATCGCGGCTGAGAGGGCGGCGCTGCTCTCCTTCAAAACCGGCATGACAAGTGACCCTGCAAAACGACTGGACTCCTGGAGAGGCCATGACTGCTGCCAGTGGAGCGGGGTCACTTGCGACAACAAGACAGGCCACGTCGTCAAGCTCAGCCTCCGCAATGCCATCATCAACGACGACAAGAATTTTGTTTGGTGCATGCCTCATGGGGAATCCGGCGGATTGGAGGGGAAGATAAGTTCTTCTTTGCTTGCTTTACAACACTTGAAGCATCTTGATCTAAGTGGAAACAACCTCGGGGGGGTAGGTGTGACCATACCAAAATTCTTAGGCTCCATCAAGAGCTTGACATATCTGAACCTTGCTTGCATGAATTTCGATGAGGGAGTGCCACCTCAGCTTGGTAACCTCTCTAGGTTGCTCCACCTTAACCTTGAGGCCACTGTTTTCTCTGATACTCTTTTGCATTCTGATGACATATCATGGTTATCTCGCCTTGGTTTACTAAGATCCCTTGACATGAGTGGAGTGAACCTCAGCACTATTCCTGATTGGGTTCGGGTGGTCACCCTTCTTCCTTCTCTGGAAGTCCTTCAATTCAGTCAATGTGGACTTAGTTTACAACATGAACCCAGACTGCATTCAAATCTGAGTTCACTTCAGGTGCTTGATCTATATAGCAACAGAATTGATACGTTGAATCCAACCTACTGGTTCTGGGATGTCCTCATCATCAAGGAACTTGACCTTTCAAGTAACAAAATAGTTGGCCAACTTCCAGATGCAATCGGAAACATGACATCTCTTCAGACACTGAGGCTAGGTGACAATTACCTCTCAGGTGTAAAATCCGAACTGTTCAAAAACTCGTGCAACCTCAGCTGGCTAGAGCTATGGTCAAATGAGATCGACCAGGATATGTCAGATTTTATGGAGGGGTTTCCGGCGTGTACAAAGAGTAAATTGCGGTCCTTAGATCTGTCTGCTACCAACCTTACTGGCAGGATTCCAAGCAGTATTAAACAGTGGGAAAATTTAACTGATCTTCAACTCTCTGATAATAGGCTTGTGGGGTCAATACCTTTGGGAATTGGCAAGATGACTAATCTACGGTCATTGATTCTAAACAACAACCAGTTGAATGGTTCTGTATCAGAGGAACATTTTGCAAGTCTAGTGTACTTGATGGAACTGAGTTTATCTCACAACCCTGTACACATCACTATCAGCTCAAACTGGATCCCCACATTTAACCTGGAAGTGGCTAATTTTGCAAGTACCAAAATGGGACCTCATTTTCCATTGTGGCTTGAAGGACAGAAGGATATTTTCGAACTTGACATTTCAGCTGCAGGCATAGTTGATCTTGTCCCTGATTGGTTTTGGACTGTATTCTCCAATGTCAGCTATGTAAATATCTCTTGTAATCAAATAAGTGGTCGGCTGCCAGCAACACTGGAATTTATGACTTCTGCACAAATGCTTGACCTCAACTCAAATGGCTTCACAGGTTTGCTGCCACTGCTACCAGAATCGTTATTGTTCTTAGATATCTCCAGGAATTCTTTATCGGGACCACTTCCCCAGGACTTTGGAGCTCCAATGCTTAGAGAGCTTGTATTGTTCGCAAACCATATCAATGGAACAATTCCAATATATGTATGTCAACTGCAGTATATGCAAGTGTTGGATCTTTCAGAAAACCTTCTAGTAGGACAACTTCCGCAATGTTCAAAAGGTAGAGATGATAAGGAAGAACTGAACACAACAGTAGATCCTGGAAACAGGCAATTGTCGGCTCTGATCTTGCACAGCAACAACCTATCTGGCAAATTCCCTGAATTCTTGCAATACAGTCCAGTTTTGACATTACTTGATCTTTCCCACAACAAGTTCGAAGGAGAGCTACCAACGTGGACATCAGGGAAATTGccatatttgtcttttttgttgtTACGGCATAATATGTTCTCTGGTTCTATTCCACTTGAGCTAACAGAGCAAGTACATCTCCAGTTCTTGGACCTTGCAAATAATAGAATATCAGGAGCTATACCTCGTGGTTTGGCCAAATTAAAAGCAATGGCTCAATATAGCAAAACAAGATCTGATAACCCCTTGGAGAGCAAGTTCGGAAGTACAGGAGTAGACAACCACATTGAAGCAATAAAATATGATGACAGCCAACAAATAGTAATGAAAGGTCAACAACTTTATTACACCAGTGCAATTGTATATATGGTTGGCCTTGATTTCTCCTGCAATAATCTACTTGGAGAGATTCCAGAAGAAATAGCATCCCTTTTTGGACTGAAGCTTCTGAATATTTCCCATAATCAGTTCAGTGGAAAGATTCCAGACAAGATTGGCCTGCTGCGAGGATTGGAATCTCTTGATCTCTCATTCAACGAGCTTTACGGTGAAATTCCATGGAGTTTGACAGAGATAACAACACTGAGCCACTTAAATCTGTCCTATAACAATCTTTCTGGAAGAATACCCTCGGGAAGTCAGCTACAGACACTGTCTAATTCAGAATCCATGTACATCGGCAACAACTATCTATGTGGACCTCCTCTATCCATGAGCTGCTCACGACCCAGGGTGACTGAAGATCACCATGAAGGTAACAATGCAAAGAAGAGAGATTTGTATCTTGGACTGGCTGTAGGGTTTGTCACGGGACTTTGGATGGTCTTTGTCATCTTGTTATTCGTGAAGACCTGGAGGGTTGCCTACTTCCAACTGTTAGATAATCTCTACAGGGCAAGATGCAAATGTCTGTGGCCAAAATATGCACAAACTGCTGATGCTTCACCGAAGACCGGAGACTAA